One Rosa chinensis cultivar Old Blush chromosome 5, RchiOBHm-V2, whole genome shotgun sequence genomic region harbors:
- the LOC112163810 gene encoding vacuolar protein sorting-associated protein 26C-like, whose protein sequence is MSIELKLSRINRVYRPSELVEGKIIVKSASSISHYGIRIAVYGSINLQVRGGTAGVIETLVGAAKPISILNKIVELRPAGKIASGITEIPFSMHIRQPREDNLEKFYETFHGGNINIQYLVTVDISRGYLYKSLSTTMEFIVESDKADVIERPVSLEMVVFYITQDTQRHSLLPQLKFGLLVTSCYILSVSSYCS, encoded by the exons ATGTCGATTGAGCTCAAGCTTTCCCGGATTAATCGAGTTTATCGTCCTTCT GAACTGGTTGAGGGCAAGATCATAGTGAAGTCTGCGTCTTCAATCTCGCACTATGGAATTCGCATCGCGGTTTATGGATCTATCAACTTGCAG GTTCGGGGAGGGACGGCCGGAGTTATAGAGACTTTGGTTGGTGCAGCCAAGCCTATTTCGATTCT GAACAAAATTGTTGAGCTTAGACCTGCTGGAAAGATTGCTTCAGGCATAACTGAG ATACCGTTTTCTATGCATATTAGACAACCAAGAGAAGATAACCTCGAAAAGTTCTATGAGACATTCCATGGAGGAAATATTAACATTCAG TATTTAGTGACTGTAGATATATCGAGAGGATACCTGTATAAGTCGTTATCTACAACAATGGAGTTCATAGTTGAAAGTGATAAAG CTGATGTAATTGAGCGACCAGTTTCTCTAGAGATGGTTGTCTTTTACATTACTCAGGATACCCAAAGACATTCGCTACTTCCTCAACTGAAATTTGGTTTGCTGGTTACTTCCTGTTATATCCTATCTGTCTCTAGTTACTGTTCTTAA